One Pseudonocardia sediminis DNA window includes the following coding sequences:
- a CDS encoding pyridoxamine 5'-phosphate oxidase family protein, with translation MSIKVETGSIAETMEGFAFAYLLTLGTSPRPHVVAVGVTAVDGALRVSEVGRSSRRNIEGDDAVTLLWPPRDAGGYSLIVDGNASVRGDEVVVVPERAVLHRPAPEAPAPADGSCAADCVELPVREGS, from the coding sequence ATGAGCATCAAGGTGGAGACGGGCTCGATCGCCGAGACGATGGAGGGCTTCGCGTTCGCCTACCTGCTCACGCTGGGGACCTCACCGCGCCCGCACGTCGTGGCGGTGGGCGTCACGGCCGTCGACGGCGCGTTGCGCGTCTCCGAGGTGGGCCGCAGCAGCCGTCGCAACATCGAGGGCGACGACGCCGTCACGCTGCTGTGGCCGCCGCGCGACGCCGGCGGGTACTCGCTGATCGTCGACGGCAACGCGAGCGTGCGCGGCGACGAGGTGGTGGTCGTCCCCGAGCGAGCGGTGCTGCACCGGCCGGCCCCGGAGGCACCCGCACCGGCCGACGGGTCGTGTGCCGCGGACTGCGTGGAGCTCCCGGTGCGCGAGGGGTCCTGA
- a CDS encoding SDR family oxidoreductase: protein MSKTWFITGASRGFGREWTIAALERGDSVAATARDAATLDDLAEKYGERVLAVELDVTDRDGVFAAVARAHERFGRLDVIVNNAGYGQFGLVEELSEADVRDQIETNLFGALWVTQAALPFLREQGSGHILQVSSIGGISAFPNVGIYHASKWALEGISQSLAQEVAGFGIHVTLIEPAGYSTDWAGSSARHSTPIPAYDEFREEAQRRRAQRTSTPGDPAASSAAVFKVVDAETPPLRIFFGDGPLAIATKDYESRLATWREWEPVSIEAHGTK from the coding sequence ATGAGCAAGACATGGTTCATCACCGGGGCCTCGCGGGGCTTCGGACGCGAGTGGACGATCGCCGCGCTGGAGCGCGGTGACTCGGTCGCCGCGACCGCACGGGACGCGGCGACCCTCGACGACCTGGCCGAGAAGTACGGCGAGCGCGTGCTGGCCGTCGAGCTCGACGTCACCGACCGGGACGGCGTGTTCGCCGCGGTCGCCCGCGCGCACGAGCGGTTCGGCCGGCTCGACGTGATCGTCAACAACGCCGGCTACGGGCAGTTCGGCCTGGTCGAGGAGCTCAGCGAGGCCGACGTCCGGGACCAGATCGAGACGAACCTGTTCGGCGCGCTGTGGGTCACCCAGGCCGCGCTGCCGTTCCTGCGCGAGCAGGGGTCCGGGCACATCCTGCAGGTCTCGTCGATCGGCGGGATCAGCGCGTTCCCGAACGTCGGGATCTACCACGCGTCGAAGTGGGCACTGGAGGGGATCAGCCAGTCGCTGGCCCAGGAGGTCGCCGGGTTCGGCATCCACGTGACGCTGATCGAGCCGGCCGGGTACTCGACGGACTGGGCCGGTTCGTCGGCCCGGCACTCCACACCGATTCCGGCCTACGACGAGTTCCGCGAGGAGGCCCAGCGCCGGCGTGCGCAGCGCACGTCGACCCCGGGCGACCCGGCGGCGAGCTCGGCGGCGGTGTTCAAGGTCGTCGACGCGGAGACCCCGCCGCTGCGGATCTTCTTCGGCGACGGCCCGCTCGCCATCGCGACGAAGGACTACGAGTCCCGCCTCGCGACGTGGCGGGAGTGGGAGCCGGTGTCGATCGAGGCGCACGGCACGAAGTAA
- a CDS encoding phenylacetaldoxime dehydratase family protein has translation MESAIPAHLTVPRTRPSRVPDDFRPAYPSFVARTPESTAQVVMAYLGAQLPAGTEPGGVPAALAQALAGPDGPAHHDRATQVVRDGPVDVVTVAYWDDPAAFDRWFARHREPWLTDRDGGGRWVEVIRPRVEEFETIFGARSRPEGVAVLAEGFSDQVREHAYWGGMRDRIPASQTGPLHDPGGLDVERDGDRVRVRPRGSVCLIRSGQDWTDTAPDEREIYLEDIEPNLRAGMDFLESDGLGIGCFANRYLTVLDADGRTTERSYGLSWWRTLAELERWSESHPTHLAIFSSFGRMVAARGSTKLRLYHEVSVVGPDEQWFEYAGCHERTGLLAALGS, from the coding sequence ATGGAGTCCGCGATCCCCGCGCACCTCACCGTCCCGCGTACCCGCCCGTCGCGGGTTCCCGACGACTTCCGGCCGGCGTACCCGTCGTTCGTGGCGCGGACGCCGGAGTCGACGGCGCAGGTCGTGATGGCCTACCTCGGTGCGCAGCTGCCGGCGGGAACCGAGCCGGGTGGGGTTCCCGCGGCACTGGCGCAGGCGCTGGCCGGACCCGACGGCCCGGCCCACCACGACCGCGCCACGCAGGTCGTGCGCGACGGGCCCGTCGACGTCGTCACCGTCGCCTACTGGGACGACCCGGCGGCGTTCGACCGTTGGTTCGCCCGACACCGGGAGCCCTGGCTGACCGACCGCGACGGCGGCGGCCGGTGGGTCGAGGTGATCCGGCCCCGGGTCGAGGAGTTCGAGACGATCTTCGGTGCGCGGAGCCGTCCGGAGGGCGTCGCCGTGCTGGCCGAGGGCTTCAGCGACCAGGTCCGCGAGCACGCCTACTGGGGCGGGATGCGCGACCGGATCCCGGCCTCGCAGACCGGCCCGCTGCACGACCCGGGAGGCCTCGACGTCGAGCGCGACGGCGACCGCGTCCGGGTGCGCCCGCGCGGCAGCGTCTGCCTGATCCGCTCCGGGCAGGACTGGACCGACACCGCCCCCGACGAGCGTGAGATCTACCTGGAGGACATCGAGCCGAACCTGCGCGCCGGGATGGACTTCCTGGAGAGCGACGGTCTCGGCATCGGCTGCTTCGCCAACCGCTACCTCACCGTGCTCGACGCCGACGGCCGTACCACCGAGCGCAGCTACGGCCTGAGCTGGTGGCGCACGCTGGCCGAGCTGGAGCGCTGGTCCGAGTCGCACCCGACGCACCTGGCGATCTTCTCCTCGTTCGGGAGGATGGTGGCGGCCCGCGGCTCCACGAAGCTGCGGCTCTACCACGAGGTCTCGGTCGTCGGACCGGACGAGCAGTGGTTCGAGTACGCCGGATGCCACGAGCGAACCGGTCTTCTGGCGGCTCTGGGTAGCTGA
- a CDS encoding Rieske 2Fe-2S domain-containing protein, translated as MTGTDQQTEATPPGGASRLATWHQDVFRAVERWPWLTKVTEDVSAVVDPIYDRHRGNVAVELMHGGRWAGHSLHAALSDLPIGFWAGSVVLDALGKDVPGRGTRGRLDPAGTLSAAGLAAAAGTIATGVTDWSVSDGEDRKVGMFHGMLNLAGTALQAASLAARVSGHRRPAQALGVASMAVTAAAGYVGGHLVQGKAVMVNRVATTTGPNRWARAIEDAELADGASAGVVVDGRQVMLHRDGDEIYAIDDLCSHAGALLSRGPVSDCIVTCPLHESLFDLRDGHIVRGPAHHPQPVLPARVRNGWIEVRGSLPKGRRARTTTT; from the coding sequence ATGACGGGCACGGATCAGCAGACCGAAGCGACGCCCCCGGGCGGTGCGTCCCGGCTGGCCACCTGGCATCAGGACGTGTTCCGCGCGGTGGAGCGGTGGCCCTGGCTGACGAAGGTCACCGAGGACGTCTCGGCGGTCGTCGACCCGATCTACGACAGGCACCGGGGCAACGTCGCCGTCGAGCTCATGCACGGTGGCCGGTGGGCCGGGCACTCGCTGCACGCGGCCCTGAGCGACCTGCCGATCGGTTTCTGGGCCGGCTCCGTCGTGCTCGACGCCCTCGGCAAGGACGTCCCCGGACGGGGCACCCGCGGGCGGCTCGACCCCGCGGGCACGCTCAGTGCGGCCGGCCTGGCCGCGGCGGCGGGCACCATCGCGACCGGGGTCACGGACTGGTCGGTCAGCGACGGCGAGGACCGCAAGGTGGGCATGTTCCACGGGATGCTCAACCTCGCCGGGACCGCGCTGCAGGCCGCGTCGCTGGCCGCACGGGTGTCCGGGCACCGGCGTCCCGCGCAGGCGTTGGGCGTCGCGAGCATGGCCGTCACCGCGGCCGCGGGCTACGTCGGCGGGCACCTGGTGCAGGGCAAGGCCGTCATGGTCAACCGGGTCGCGACGACGACCGGGCCGAACCGCTGGGCCCGCGCGATCGAGGACGCCGAGCTGGCCGACGGCGCGTCGGCCGGCGTCGTCGTCGACGGACGGCAGGTGATGCTGCACCGCGACGGCGACGAGATCTACGCGATCGACGACCTCTGCAGCCACGCCGGCGCGCTGCTCAGCCGCGGCCCCGTCAGCGACTGCATCGTCACCTGCCCCCTGCACGAGTCGCTGTTCGACCTGCGGGACGGCCACATCGTCCGCGGTCCCGCACACCACCCGCAGCCGGTGCTCCCGGCCCGGGTGCGGAACGGCTGGATCGAGGTCCGGGGCTCCCTGCCCAAGGGCCGACGCGCACGAACCACCACCACCTGA
- a CDS encoding Rieske (2Fe-2S) protein has protein sequence MAWEAVADLDQLEEGDMMVVDMGEPVCLVRLYEDEVAAVHNTCTHQQQPLNEGYLQEDDTLICPAHNSCFDLRTGEPKGVPAVAPIPVWACKIEDGAIWVDMDQQLNDAAIPHKPFH, from the coding sequence ATGGCCTGGGAAGCGGTCGCCGATCTGGACCAGCTCGAGGAGGGCGACATGATGGTCGTCGACATGGGCGAGCCGGTCTGCCTCGTCCGTCTCTACGAGGACGAGGTCGCGGCGGTGCACAACACCTGCACCCACCAGCAGCAGCCGCTCAACGAGGGCTACCTGCAGGAGGACGACACCCTCATCTGCCCCGCGCACAACTCCTGCTTCGACCTGCGGACCGGTGAGCCGAAGGGCGTCCCGGCGGTCGCCCCGATCCCGGTGTGGGCCTGCAAGATCGAGGACGGCGCGATCTGGGTGGACATGGACCAGCAGCTCAACGACGCGGCGATCCCGCACAAGCCGTTCCACTAG
- a CDS encoding TetR/AcrR family transcriptional regulator, whose product MTEEKPRRTGRPPLTDRTALLAAAREIGFADLTVGTVTAKVGVKYSTFYRHFPSFDALLSAAVDEILAETEFPAPGQPWQKYLTQTSATLFLLLHRHPGMAQAIVALPERPCRMVALFREMTDQLLEAGFTPRDTILAGTGVFELAILPWIDSPGTAPGGAVRREQARVTPEPLDDRVRDAIVRSVDDPPTTWIAEKVDLLVDGLETRLARSSAGLDSSA is encoded by the coding sequence GTGACCGAAGAGAAACCAAGGCGGACAGGCAGACCGCCGCTGACCGATCGCACCGCGCTGCTCGCAGCGGCCCGCGAGATCGGATTCGCGGACCTGACCGTCGGCACGGTGACGGCGAAGGTGGGGGTCAAGTACTCCACGTTCTACCGGCACTTCCCGAGCTTCGACGCCCTGCTCTCGGCCGCCGTCGACGAGATCCTCGCCGAGACCGAGTTCCCGGCCCCCGGCCAGCCCTGGCAGAAGTACCTCACGCAGACCTCGGCCACCCTGTTCCTGCTGCTGCACCGGCACCCGGGGATGGCGCAGGCGATCGTCGCACTGCCCGAGCGCCCCTGCCGGATGGTCGCGCTGTTCCGCGAGATGACCGACCAGCTGCTCGAGGCGGGCTTCACCCCCCGGGACACCATCCTCGCCGGGACCGGCGTCTTCGAGCTCGCGATCCTGCCGTGGATCGACAGCCCCGGCACCGCCCCCGGCGGAGCCGTCCGGCGGGAGCAGGCCAGGGTCACCCCGGAGCCGCTCGACGACCGCGTGCGGGATGCGATCGTGCGTTCCGTCGACGACCCTCCGACCACGTGGATCGCCGAGAAGGTCGACCTCCTCGTCGACGGCCTCGAGACCCGCCTGGCGAGGAGCAGTGCAGGGTTGGATTCCTCGGCCTAG
- a CDS encoding nuclease-related domain-containing protein: MLEPNEEIVRRFFERKGYFVRSRLRYRVPNGYSDIDLLLLRPDGTVGAVEVKGWHAESITASTLTEWPVWNFTSAAADEAIYSTVGRRVDIERFLVVGQIGKNSKDAVLSEARTRGVQVIEFPEILGLLVREVSLNENADSDAEHMIRLLLRYGLLSKDS; the protein is encoded by the coding sequence ATGCTCGAGCCCAATGAAGAGATCGTCCGTCGGTTTTTCGAACGTAAGGGCTACTTCGTACGTTCTCGGCTGCGGTACAGGGTTCCGAACGGCTACTCCGACATCGACCTACTGTTGCTGCGTCCCGACGGGACGGTCGGTGCTGTTGAGGTCAAGGGCTGGCACGCAGAATCTATTACCGCAAGCACTCTTACCGAATGGCCGGTCTGGAACTTCACGAGCGCAGCTGCCGACGAAGCGATCTACTCCACGGTCGGCCGTAGGGTTGATATCGAGAGATTCCTGGTCGTAGGGCAGATAGGTAAGAACAGTAAGGACGCTGTCTTGTCGGAAGCGCGGACCCGCGGCGTCCAAGTCATCGAGTTTCCCGAAATCCTCGGCCTGCTCGTTCGCGAAGTCTCGCTTAACGAGAACGCCGACTCCGATGCAGAGCACATGATCAGGTTGCTCCTGCGGTACGGGTTACTGTCGAAGGACTCCTAG
- a CDS encoding thermonuclease family protein has product MASQTSSPATVGELVSVTKVVDGDTIEVTGGRKVRFLGIDACETDTRGGREARESLELSVSGQQVRLVADGRRDVDDYGRLLRRVERDSTYVSDYDPYINDIGLSLIGDDAVGVYERKNDAPAAYLAELRERDYSSARDCTGTPVAPASSGGGNYVSNGDVNMPDGALTGGYCARKWWC; this is encoded by the coding sequence GTGGCATCGCAGACCAGCAGCCCGGCGACGGTCGGCGAGCTTGTAAGTGTCACGAAGGTCGTCGACGGCGACACCATCGAGGTCACTGGTGGTCGCAAGGTCCGCTTCCTGGGGATCGACGCCTGCGAGACCGACACGCGGGGCGGTCGGGAGGCGAGAGAGTCGCTCGAGCTCTCCGTGTCCGGCCAGCAGGTGCGGCTGGTCGCCGACGGTCGCCGCGACGTCGACGACTACGGCCGCCTGCTGCGCCGTGTCGAGCGGGACTCGACCTACGTCAGCGACTACGACCCGTACATCAACGACATTGGTCTCTCATTGATCGGTGACGACGCGGTCGGCGTCTATGAGCGCAAGAACGACGCGCCCGCTGCCTACCTGGCCGAGCTGCGCGAGCGGGACTACAGCAGCGCGCGCGACTGCACCGGGACCCCGGTGGCGCCCGCCTCGAGCGGCGGTGGCAACTACGTCTCAAACGGTGATGTCAACATGCCTGACGGCGCGCTGACAGGCGGGTACTGCGCGCGGAAGTGGTGGTGCTGA
- a CDS encoding sigma-54-dependent Fis family transcriptional regulator — MADLADRRRLLTTAREDFLDRGRTDLRGVPGHVAASWRRSASSGVAPQGVASEYHSGLDVGSRLVRCARPSMEQLAEQLSDIPICVALTDDRARILSRRDTASGFARVLDRVYFAQGFGYAEGAVGTNGVGTVLEYGESVHIVGAEHFVDTLQSFACAGAPIRDPFTGRISGVLDISCLSDHSSPVMHSLVRSAARRVEDDLLHDRGLPQQALFDAFSRADVHGRRAVLAVGQRVVMANSPMQTLLDPGDLEALQDHVRFRMLRRDAVDERVDLPSGTRVRLRGTAVTAGPDVAGMVATVAVLHEVDTPAGPRSRPEPAGRRTPAWCDAASTVESALRAGDPVLLLGERGSGRLHLLTELHRSLHDDGRVVAIEADEVEAEPAGVAARVLRADRQPVLHVLRDVDRLSPTAVRAFVRALGSAADGRAPGTVAATASAGSLGGVGRAAPLTAMFRASATVPALRHRGPDLPALADELLAVLAPDRDVRLSRDALRLLGRHRWPGNVDELRDALVTALARRPVGTIGADDLPASCQSVPRSALRPVDEIERDAIVAALREVGGNRSAAAAALGLGRSTLYRKIRQYGISV, encoded by the coding sequence ATGGCCGACCTCGCGGATCGGCGGCGTCTGCTCACGACCGCCCGGGAGGACTTCCTGGACCGCGGCCGCACCGACCTGCGCGGTGTGCCCGGCCACGTCGCCGCCTCGTGGCGGCGGAGCGCCTCGAGCGGGGTCGCCCCGCAGGGCGTGGCCAGTGAGTACCACTCCGGCCTCGACGTCGGCTCCCGGCTGGTGCGGTGCGCCCGGCCGTCGATGGAGCAGCTCGCCGAACAGCTCTCCGACATCCCGATCTGCGTCGCGCTGACCGACGACCGCGCGCGCATCCTGAGCCGTCGCGACACCGCCTCGGGGTTCGCCCGCGTCCTCGACCGCGTCTACTTCGCCCAGGGGTTCGGCTACGCCGAGGGCGCGGTCGGCACGAACGGCGTCGGGACGGTCCTGGAGTACGGCGAGTCCGTGCACATCGTCGGCGCCGAGCACTTCGTGGACACCCTGCAGTCGTTCGCCTGCGCCGGCGCCCCGATCCGGGACCCGTTCACCGGCCGGATCTCCGGCGTCCTCGACATCAGCTGCCTCAGCGACCACTCGTCGCCGGTCATGCACTCGCTGGTCCGCTCCGCCGCGCGGCGCGTCGAGGACGACCTGCTGCACGACCGCGGACTCCCTCAACAGGCGCTGTTCGACGCGTTCTCCCGCGCCGACGTGCACGGCCGCCGGGCCGTGCTGGCCGTCGGGCAGCGGGTGGTGATGGCGAACTCCCCGATGCAGACGTTGCTCGACCCGGGCGACCTCGAGGCCCTGCAGGACCACGTGCGGTTCCGGATGCTGCGCCGCGACGCGGTGGACGAGCGGGTCGACCTGCCGTCCGGGACGCGGGTGCGGCTGCGCGGGACGGCGGTGACGGCCGGGCCGGACGTCGCCGGGATGGTCGCCACGGTCGCGGTGCTGCACGAGGTGGACACCCCGGCCGGCCCGCGTTCCCGTCCCGAACCGGCCGGACGTCGCACCCCGGCGTGGTGTGACGCGGCGTCGACGGTGGAGAGCGCGCTGCGCGCCGGTGACCCGGTCCTGCTGCTCGGCGAGCGCGGGAGCGGGCGGCTGCACCTGCTCACCGAGCTCCACCGGTCGCTGCACGACGACGGACGGGTCGTCGCGATCGAGGCGGACGAGGTCGAGGCCGAGCCCGCCGGCGTCGCGGCACGTGTGCTGCGCGCGGACCGGCAACCGGTCCTCCACGTCCTGCGCGACGTCGACCGCCTGTCCCCGACCGCGGTCCGGGCCTTCGTCCGGGCGCTCGGCTCCGCCGCGGACGGACGGGCCCCGGGCACCGTCGCGGCCACCGCGTCCGCCGGCTCCCTCGGCGGCGTGGGACGCGCCGCGCCGTTGACGGCGATGTTCCGGGCGTCGGCGACCGTGCCGGCCCTGCGTCATCGCGGCCCCGACCTGCCCGCTCTCGCCGACGAGCTGCTGGCCGTCCTGGCCCCGGACCGTGACGTCCGGCTGTCCCGGGACGCGCTGCGCCTGCTGGGACGCCACCGCTGGCCCGGCAACGTCGACGAGCTGCGGGACGCGCTGGTGACCGCGCTGGCCCGGCGCCCGGTCGGCACGATCGGCGCCGACGACCTGCCCGCGTCGTGCCAGAGCGTGCCGCGCAGCGCGCTGCGCCCGGTCGACGAGATCGAACGCGACGCGATCGTCGCCGCCCTGCGGGAGGTGGGCGGGAACCGTAGCGCCGCGGCCGCGGCGCTCGGGCTGGGGCGCTCCACCCTCTACCGCAAGATCCGGCAGTACGGAATCTCCGTCTGA
- a CDS encoding flavin-containing monooxygenase: MTSATDSSTRPDESSAALEVDAVVLGAGVAGLYQLHQLREQGLRVRAYDAAADVGGTWYWNRYPGSRFDSEGYIYQYLFSEELYKGWSWSEKFPGQPEVESWLHYVADRLDLRRDIQFSTTITEARFDDDRGRWTLRTDRGETVDTQFFVTCAGMLSAPMENVLPGREDFRGTIFHTSRWPREDVELAGKRVGVVGIGATGIQVIQTIAAEVGHLTVFARTPQYALPMKNPKYSRADQDRYKSRFEELRDRIPHTFTGFEYDFENVWADCSPERRQEILEEIYQDGSLKFWLASFGEMFFFEEVSEAISEFVREKMRARLKDQRLIDVLVPTDYGFGTHRVPLETDYLEVYLRENVDLVGVRDNPISRVVPEGIELADGSVHELDLIILATGFDAGTGALTRIDIRGREGRSLTEDWGRDIRTTMGLMVHGYPNMLTTAVPLAPSAALCNMTTCLQQQTEWINGAIRDLRQEGKSVIEPTREGEDAWVAHHEEVANATLVPKTTSWYMGSNVEGKPRRMLSYIGGVGTYRQKCEEEAAAGYPAFRRS; this comes from the coding sequence ATGACGTCCGCGACCGACAGCAGCACCCGGCCCGACGAGAGCTCGGCCGCCCTGGAGGTCGACGCCGTCGTCCTCGGTGCGGGGGTGGCCGGGCTGTACCAGCTCCACCAGCTCCGCGAGCAGGGGCTGCGCGTGCGCGCGTACGACGCCGCGGCCGACGTCGGGGGCACCTGGTACTGGAACCGCTACCCGGGCTCGCGCTTCGACAGCGAGGGCTACATCTACCAGTACCTGTTCTCCGAGGAGCTCTACAAGGGGTGGAGCTGGAGCGAGAAGTTCCCCGGCCAGCCGGAGGTCGAGAGCTGGCTGCACTACGTCGCCGACCGCCTCGACCTGCGCCGCGACATCCAGTTCTCCACCACGATCACCGAGGCCCGGTTCGACGACGACCGCGGCCGCTGGACGTTGCGCACCGACCGCGGCGAGACCGTCGACACGCAGTTCTTCGTGACCTGCGCCGGGATGCTGTCCGCGCCGATGGAGAACGTCCTGCCCGGCCGCGAGGACTTCCGGGGGACGATCTTCCACACCTCGCGCTGGCCGCGCGAGGACGTGGAGCTGGCCGGCAAGCGCGTCGGCGTGGTCGGGATCGGCGCCACCGGGATCCAGGTCATCCAGACGATCGCCGCCGAGGTCGGGCACCTGACCGTCTTCGCGCGGACCCCGCAGTACGCGCTGCCGATGAAGAACCCGAAGTACTCCCGGGCCGACCAGGACCGGTACAAGAGCCGCTTCGAAGAGCTGCGCGACCGGATCCCGCACACGTTCACCGGGTTCGAGTACGACTTCGAGAACGTCTGGGCGGACTGCAGCCCGGAGAGGCGTCAGGAGATCCTCGAGGAGATCTACCAGGACGGGTCGCTGAAGTTCTGGCTCGCGAGCTTCGGGGAGATGTTCTTCTTCGAGGAGGTGAGCGAGGCCATCTCGGAGTTCGTCCGGGAGAAGATGCGGGCGCGGCTGAAGGACCAGCGCCTGATCGACGTCCTGGTCCCGACCGACTACGGCTTCGGCACCCACCGCGTCCCGCTCGAGACCGACTACCTCGAGGTCTACCTGCGGGAGAACGTCGACCTCGTCGGGGTGCGGGACAACCCGATCTCCCGGGTCGTGCCCGAGGGGATCGAGCTGGCCGACGGGTCCGTGCACGAGCTCGACCTGATCATCCTGGCGACCGGCTTCGACGCCGGCACCGGCGCGCTCACCCGGATCGACATCCGCGGGCGCGAGGGCCGGTCGCTGACCGAGGACTGGGGCCGCGACATCCGCACCACGATGGGCCTGATGGTCCACGGCTACCCGAACATGCTGACCACGGCCGTGCCGCTGGCCCCGTCCGCGGCGCTGTGCAACATGACCACCTGCCTGCAGCAGCAGACCGAGTGGATCAACGGCGCCATCCGGGACCTGCGCCAGGAGGGCAAGTCGGTGATCGAGCCGACGCGGGAGGGCGAGGACGCGTGGGTGGCCCACCACGAGGAGGTCGCGAACGCGACGCTCGTCCCGAAGACGACGTCCTGGTACATGGGGTCGAACGTCGAGGGCAAGCCCCGCCGGATGCTGTCCTACATCGGCGGCGTGGGCACCTACCGCCAGAAGTGCGAGGAGGAGGCCGCGGCCGGCTACCCCGCGTTCCGCCGGAGCTGA
- a CDS encoding TraR/DksA family transcriptional regulator: MEQTRLRSLLQDELDRLDTESSAEDALRPDRSDADRGAEGTDFGDNGSRATESMDDELMIGTIRRQRAQVAAALERVDSGTFGRCAVCDREIDDERLEARPETDRCREHPEDAASIGSVEH, from the coding sequence ATGGAACAGACCCGGCTCCGCAGCCTGCTGCAGGACGAGCTCGACCGCCTCGACACCGAGTCCTCGGCCGAGGACGCACTGCGCCCCGACCGCAGCGACGCCGACCGCGGCGCCGAGGGCACCGACTTCGGCGACAACGGGTCGCGTGCGACCGAGTCGATGGACGACGAGCTGATGATCGGGACGATCCGCCGTCAGCGGGCGCAGGTGGCCGCCGCCCTGGAGCGCGTCGACTCCGGCACGTTCGGCCGGTGCGCCGTCTGCGACCGCGAGATCGACGACGAGCGTCTCGAGGCCCGTCCGGAGACCGACCGGTGCCGCGAGCACCCGGAGGATGCGGCGTCGATCGGGTCGGTCGAGCACTGA
- a CDS encoding acyl-CoA dehydrogenase family protein translates to MTTTEPTVPRTQDRMTHDVWLPEETVALRAEARAAVEKRLAPFARDIGWREESADSFPWEAFRGLADEGLFAVPFGSDFGRGLEHPMLGTCTVTEEIAYHSSSMAGVYDGQCILVPQTLTFASDELRARLIPELTSGRVAFSFATTEPETSSDLTAERMQTVAEETPDGFVVNGRKRWITNSVVAGWVSVLVRAGAGSDRAHMLLVDLSSPGIRVGTPDLKMGHRGQITADIVFENVHVPRENLLGQPGAGLGVALSALVRGRIGIGAAGVGVAQAALDLAVERLRTRQVFGGPLGAMQHWQFTMAQRATEIECARTLYQKAATLLDRGDRSAEPEAAMAKAYGTRLANDLVREAIQIHGALGFARQVSESGESVRLEEMYRDAKILEIFEGANELQQWIVARTLIGRDVTG, encoded by the coding sequence TTGACGACGACCGAGCCGACCGTCCCCCGCACCCAGGACCGCATGACCCACGACGTCTGGCTGCCGGAGGAGACCGTCGCCCTGCGGGCCGAGGCCCGCGCCGCGGTGGAGAAGCGGCTGGCGCCGTTCGCCCGGGACATCGGGTGGCGCGAGGAGTCCGCCGACTCGTTCCCGTGGGAGGCGTTCCGGGGTCTCGCCGACGAGGGGCTGTTCGCCGTCCCGTTCGGCTCCGACTTCGGCCGCGGTCTCGAGCACCCGATGCTCGGCACCTGCACGGTGACCGAGGAGATCGCCTACCACTCGTCGTCGATGGCCGGGGTCTACGACGGGCAGTGCATCCTCGTCCCGCAGACGCTCACGTTCGCCTCCGACGAGCTCCGCGCCCGCCTGATCCCGGAGCTCACCTCCGGCCGGGTCGCGTTCTCCTTCGCCACCACCGAGCCGGAGACCAGCTCGGACCTGACCGCGGAGCGGATGCAGACCGTCGCCGAGGAGACGCCCGACGGCTTCGTCGTCAACGGCCGCAAGCGCTGGATCACCAACAGCGTCGTGGCCGGTTGGGTGTCGGTGCTGGTCCGCGCCGGGGCCGGCAGCGACCGGGCGCACATGCTCCTGGTCGACCTGTCCTCGCCCGGTATCCGCGTCGGGACGCCGGACCTGAAGATGGGGCACCGCGGCCAGATCACCGCCGACATCGTGTTCGAGAACGTGCACGTCCCGCGCGAGAACCTGCTCGGGCAGCCCGGGGCCGGGCTCGGCGTCGCGCTGTCGGCGCTCGTGCGCGGGCGGATCGGGATCGGCGCCGCCGGTGTCGGCGTCGCCCAGGCCGCGCTGGACCTGGCCGTGGAGCGGCTGCGCACCCGTCAGGTCTTCGGCGGGCCGCTGGGCGCGATGCAGCACTGGCAGTTCACGATGGCCCAGCGCGCCACCGAGATCGAGTGCGCCCGCACGCTCTACCAGAAGGCCGCCACCCTGCTCGACCGCGGCGACCGCTCCGCCGAGCCGGAGGCCGCGATGGCGAAGGCCTACGGCACCCGGCTGGCCAACGACCTGGTCCGGGAGGCCATTCAGATCCACGGCGCGCTGGGCTTCGCCCGACAGGTCTCGGAGAGCGGCGAGTCGGTACGGCTCGAGGAGATGTACCGGGACGCGAAGATCCTGGAGATCTTCGAGGGTGCGAACGAGCTGCAGCAGTGGATCGTGGCCCGGACGCTGATCGGGCGTGACGTCACCGGCTGA